A genome region from Fodinibius salicampi includes the following:
- a CDS encoding NADH-quinone oxidoreductase subunit B, with the protein MGIESSLGDGYFTTKVDALTNWARSNAAWPMPMGLACCAIEMMAFAGPKYDAARFGSEVMRFSPRQSDVMIVAGWVNYKMAHAIRRIWDQMPDPKWCIAMGACASTGGMHRCYGVVQGCDNFLPVDAYVSGCPPRPDALLHALMKIQDKIRTEHSVMLDT; encoded by the coding sequence ATGGGTATAGAAAGTTCTCTTGGTGACGGTTATTTCACCACAAAAGTTGATGCTTTAACAAATTGGGCACGCTCGAATGCGGCTTGGCCAATGCCTATGGGGCTGGCATGCTGTGCCATCGAAATGATGGCATTTGCCGGACCCAAATACGATGCGGCTCGTTTTGGTTCGGAAGTGATGCGTTTTTCTCCCCGCCAAAGTGATGTGATGATCGTGGCCGGATGGGTAAATTATAAGATGGCCCATGCTATCCGGCGAATTTGGGACCAAATGCCTGATCCCAAATGGTGTATTGCCATGGGAGCTTGTGCTTCAACCGGAGGAATGCACCGATGTTACGGGGTTGTTCAAGGTTGTGATAACTTTTTGCCTGTCGATGCTTATGTGTCAGGCTGCCCTCCCCGTCCCGATGCCCTCTTGCATGCCCTTATGAAAATCCAGGATAAAATTCGCACAGAACACTCTGTAATGCTTGATACCTAA
- a CDS encoding NADH-quinone oxidoreductase subunit C, with amino-acid sequence MDLELSDTLKKVIDGLSDQFSDSFIEVYQSTGDTFVRVEADAVVDICKYLKSTHHFIYLNDLFGTDRFTSEERFEVVYNLISLRDRERLFLKVRLPEEDPRLESVADIWKSASWMEREVYDMFGVHFDNHPDFRRIFMPEDYEYHPMRKEFPLLGIPGSIELPSTTPDTE; translated from the coding sequence ATGGATTTAGAATTATCAGATACACTAAAAAAAGTAATAGACGGACTTTCCGATCAGTTTTCGGATTCGTTCATCGAAGTTTACCAGTCAACCGGCGATACCTTTGTACGAGTTGAAGCGGATGCAGTGGTAGATATTTGTAAATATCTAAAATCTACGCATCATTTTATTTACTTGAATGACCTTTTTGGCACTGACCGGTTTACCTCTGAAGAGCGATTTGAGGTGGTATACAATTTAATTTCTCTTCGCGATCGTGAACGCCTTTTCCTTAAAGTGCGTCTACCCGAAGAAGATCCACGATTAGAATCCGTTGCTGATATATGGAAATCAGCAAGCTGGATGGAGCGAGAAGTCTATGATATGTTCGGAGTTCACTTCGATAACCATCCGGATTTCCGACGCATATTTATGCCCGAAGATTATGAATATCATCCCATGCGTAAAGAATTTCCATTGTTAGGCATACCGGGATCGATTGAACTGCCAAGTACAACGCCAGATACCGAGTAG
- the nuoD gene encoding NADH dehydrogenase (quinone) subunit D translates to MKTKNISDQVDPKFFKEHQKKLYQSLEDKHTTIEMQDDDPLNTEMVLNMGPQHPATHGVLRLILQLNGELIQKAKVDIGYLHRGVEKIAENKTYQEFMPYTDRMDYLSPYSNNVALCTAVEKIADVEVPERAHYIRMIGCELARISSHLLWLGTMVMDAGAVSFFIWTFREREKLYDIFDHIGGHRFTISHARIGGVANDLTDDAMSLIKEFVNDFPQELEDFHNLLDRNRIFFDRNREVGVLTPERALEIGATGPTLRASGYAYDIRDFAPYARYDDVDFEIPTRMEGDNLARYYVRMEEMQQSIRIIQQCLDKLPKGPVRTDNAKQAYPSKDEVYYSMEGMIHDFMMTDIGICPPEGAESYHAVEGPKGELGYFIQSDGTGHPWRLKINSPSFKNLQALEDMLDGEMVADTVVIIGGVDPVMGEADK, encoded by the coding sequence ATGAAAACCAAGAATATTTCAGATCAAGTTGATCCCAAGTTTTTTAAAGAGCATCAAAAGAAGCTCTATCAATCTCTTGAGGATAAGCATACAACGATTGAAATGCAGGATGATGACCCATTGAACACCGAAATGGTGCTTAATATGGGTCCCCAGCATCCTGCTACCCACGGTGTGCTTCGTCTTATTCTTCAGCTTAACGGAGAGCTTATCCAAAAAGCCAAAGTGGACATTGGATATCTCCACCGGGGAGTAGAAAAGATTGCAGAGAACAAAACATATCAGGAATTCATGCCTTATACCGATCGCATGGATTATCTCTCCCCTTATAGTAACAATGTTGCCCTTTGTACGGCCGTTGAAAAAATCGCTGATGTTGAGGTGCCCGAGCGCGCTCATTATATACGGATGATTGGTTGTGAATTGGCTCGTATTTCTTCGCATCTCCTTTGGCTGGGTACCATGGTTATGGATGCCGGTGCTGTATCGTTCTTTATATGGACGTTTCGTGAACGCGAAAAATTATACGACATTTTTGACCATATTGGCGGACACCGATTTACTATCTCGCATGCACGTATAGGTGGAGTTGCTAATGATCTTACCGATGATGCAATGTCGCTCATCAAGGAATTTGTTAATGACTTTCCACAAGAACTGGAGGATTTTCATAATCTGCTTGATCGTAACCGTATTTTCTTCGATCGTAATCGGGAGGTGGGTGTTTTAACTCCTGAACGGGCACTAGAAATCGGAGCAACCGGCCCTACCCTTCGTGCTTCGGGCTACGCATATGATATACGTGACTTTGCTCCCTATGCTCGCTATGACGACGTAGATTTCGAGATTCCTACACGAATGGAAGGTGATAATTTGGCTCGCTACTACGTACGTATGGAAGAAATGCAGCAGAGTATCCGCATTATCCAGCAGTGCCTGGATAAATTACCCAAAGGGCCTGTCCGTACAGATAATGCCAAGCAGGCATACCCCTCCAAAGATGAAGTATATTACTCCATGGAGGGAATGATTCATGACTTTATGATGACTGATATTGGAATTTGTCCGCCTGAAGGGGCCGAAAGTTACCATGCTGTAGAAGGACCGAAAGGAGAGCTGGGATATTTTATCCAAAGTGATGGCACCGGACACCCCTGGCGCCTTAAAATAAACTCTCCGTCTTTTAAAAACCTACAGGCACTCGAAGAT